Proteins from a single region of Streptomyces sp. TN58:
- a CDS encoding MFS transporter: MTVTGSTLVITAAAPSDTAHGHARGTAPATPAPAPAPARDRGRGRAPGPYRRLFALPGTRGFTAGNLIARLPMGMFGVSAVMMIAGQRGSYALAGAVTATGLAATAVVAPLTARLIDRHGQARIAVPATLIAVLGSLSLVLCVRTGAPAWTLFASYAATATTPNIGGMSRARWTHLLRDSPAAHHTAMSFEQAADELCFMLGPVLAAFLCGMAFPEAGTLAGAALLLTGMLVFTSCRTTQPPVAAAPRQGSPLRALSPLLPLFLVTGVVFGSMEVASIAYLDFQGLGAASGLVLALQAAGSCAAGLLYGTVRARSLKACVCALAVLMTLPWAAAATGSVPALACALILAGMATAPTMVTAMSQVHARTPQGRLNEGMTLAVTATLAGIAVGSASAGSVVEGAGPVAAYAVPTAAALIALVIALTGRSIRRPSDRSRVVRTAAAHDPR; encoded by the coding sequence ATGACCGTCACCGGCAGCACGCTCGTCATCACCGCCGCGGCCCCCTCCGACACCGCGCACGGTCACGCGCGCGGCACCGCCCCCGCCACCCCCGCCCCTGCCCCTGCCCCTGCCCGCGACCGGGGGCGGGGTCGGGCACCCGGCCCCTACCGCCGGCTGTTCGCGCTGCCCGGCACGCGCGGGTTCACCGCCGGGAACCTCATCGCCCGCCTCCCGATGGGCATGTTCGGCGTCAGCGCGGTCATGATGATCGCCGGCCAGCGCGGCTCGTACGCCCTCGCCGGCGCCGTCACGGCGACCGGCCTGGCGGCCACGGCGGTGGTGGCCCCGCTGACCGCCCGCCTGATCGACCGCCACGGCCAGGCCCGGATCGCCGTACCGGCCACTCTGATAGCGGTCCTCGGCTCACTGTCGCTGGTCCTGTGCGTCCGTACCGGCGCTCCCGCCTGGACCCTCTTCGCCTCGTACGCCGCGACCGCCACCACCCCCAACATCGGCGGCATGTCCCGCGCGCGCTGGACGCACCTGCTGCGCGACTCCCCCGCCGCCCACCACACGGCGATGTCCTTCGAACAGGCCGCGGACGAGCTGTGCTTCATGCTCGGACCGGTCCTGGCGGCCTTCCTGTGCGGGATGGCCTTCCCGGAGGCGGGCACCCTCGCCGGGGCGGCCCTGCTGCTCACCGGCATGCTGGTCTTCACCTCCTGCCGCACCACCCAGCCCCCTGTGGCGGCGGCGCCGCGCCAGGGCTCGCCGCTGCGCGCCCTGAGCCCGCTGCTGCCGCTGTTCCTCGTCACGGGCGTGGTCTTCGGCTCGATGGAGGTCGCTTCGATCGCCTACCTGGACTTCCAGGGCCTCGGCGCCGCCTCCGGCCTGGTCCTGGCCCTCCAGGCGGCGGGCTCCTGCGCGGCCGGCCTGCTCTACGGCACCGTGCGCGCCCGTTCGTTGAAGGCCTGCGTGTGCGCACTGGCCGTCCTGATGACCCTGCCCTGGGCCGCGGCGGCCACGGGCTCGGTGCCCGCGCTGGCCTGCGCGCTCATCCTGGCCGGCATGGCCACGGCCCCCACGATGGTCACCGCGATGTCGCAGGTCCACGCCCGTACCCCGCAGGGGCGGCTCAACGAGGGCATGACGCTGGCGGTCACCGCCACCCTCGCGGGCATCGCGGTCGGTTCGGCGAGCGCGGGCTCGGTGGTGGAGGGCGCGGGACCGGTCGCCGCCTACGCGGTGCCGACGGCGGCCGCCCTGATCGCGCTCGTGATCGCGCTGACCGGGCGATCGATCCGGCGCCCGAGTGATCGTTCCCGCGTGGTACGCACGGCCGCCGCGCACGATCCGCGATAA
- the smpB gene encoding SsrA-binding protein SmpB produces MAKEKGRKLIAQNKKARHDYAILDTYECGLVLTGTEVKSMRQGRASLVDGFVSVEGREAWLYNVHVPEYSQGTWTNHSARRKRKLLMHREEIDKLERKADESGHTIVPLSLYFKDGRAKVEIALAKGKKEYDKRQTLREKQDTRETNRAISAIRRKQRGTV; encoded by the coding sequence ATGGCTAAGGAAAAAGGGCGCAAGCTGATCGCCCAGAACAAGAAGGCACGGCACGACTACGCGATCCTCGACACCTACGAGTGCGGTCTCGTGCTCACCGGTACCGAGGTCAAGTCCATGCGCCAGGGCCGGGCCTCGCTGGTGGACGGCTTCGTGTCGGTGGAGGGCCGGGAGGCCTGGCTCTACAACGTGCACGTGCCGGAGTACAGCCAGGGCACCTGGACCAACCACAGCGCCCGGCGCAAGCGGAAGCTCCTCATGCACCGGGAGGAGATCGACAAGCTGGAGCGCAAGGCCGACGAGTCGGGTCACACGATCGTGCCCCTCTCCCTGTACTTCAAGGACGGCCGCGCCAAGGTCGAGATCGCGCTGGCGAAGGGCAAGAAGGAGTACGACAAGCGGCAGACGCTGCGGGAGAAGCAGGACACGCGGGAGACGAACCGGGCGATCTCGGCCATCCGCCGCAAGCAGCGCGGCACGGTTTAA
- a CDS encoding uroporphyrinogen-III synthase: MDDRNTGPLAGFTVGVTAARRADELIALLRRRGAAVLHAPALRIVPLADDSELLSATKELIGCPPDVVVATTAIGFRGWVEAADGWGVGEGLLETLRSTELLARGPKVKGAIRAAGLVEEWSPESESLAEVLERLLAAGVAGRRIALQLHGEPLPGFVEALRAGGAEVVVVPVYRWMAPEDLAPLDRLIDAIAVGGVDAVSFTSAPAAASLLSRAEERGMREAVLDALRGSVLSACVGPVTALPLQALGVETVQPERFRLGPLVQLLCRELPGRARVLPVAGHRLEIRGHAVLVDDELRAVPPAGMALLRALARRPGWVVARADLLRALPGASRDEHAVETAMARLRAALGAPNLIQTVVKRGYRLSLDAGGEDKYAAAPRNAAVPAGGAVG, translated from the coding sequence ATGGACGACAGGAACACCGGCCCGCTCGCGGGATTCACCGTCGGGGTCACCGCCGCCCGGCGCGCGGACGAGCTCATCGCGCTGCTGCGGCGGCGCGGAGCGGCGGTGCTGCACGCGCCGGCACTGCGCATCGTGCCGCTCGCCGACGACAGCGAACTGCTCTCCGCCACCAAGGAACTGATCGGCTGCCCGCCGGACGTGGTCGTCGCCACCACCGCCATCGGCTTCCGCGGCTGGGTCGAGGCCGCCGACGGATGGGGGGTCGGCGAAGGCCTCCTGGAGACGCTGCGCTCCACCGAACTGCTGGCGCGCGGGCCGAAGGTGAAGGGCGCCATCCGGGCCGCCGGGCTCGTGGAGGAGTGGTCCCCGGAGTCGGAGTCGCTCGCCGAGGTACTGGAGCGGCTGCTGGCGGCAGGGGTCGCCGGCCGGCGGATCGCCCTCCAGCTGCACGGGGAGCCGCTGCCCGGCTTCGTCGAGGCGCTGCGGGCCGGCGGGGCCGAGGTGGTGGTCGTCCCGGTGTACCGGTGGATGGCCCCGGAGGACCTCGCGCCGCTGGACCGGCTGATCGACGCCATCGCCGTCGGCGGGGTGGACGCCGTCAGCTTCACCTCCGCCCCGGCGGCGGCCTCGCTGCTGTCCCGTGCCGAGGAGCGCGGGATGCGGGAGGCCGTCCTGGACGCGCTGCGCGGCAGCGTGCTGTCCGCATGCGTCGGGCCGGTGACCGCGCTGCCGCTGCAGGCGCTCGGCGTGGAAACGGTGCAGCCGGAGCGGTTCCGGCTGGGCCCGCTGGTGCAGCTGCTCTGCCGGGAGCTGCCCGGCCGGGCCCGGGTGCTGCCGGTGGCGGGGCACCGGCTGGAGATCCGCGGGCACGCCGTCCTCGTCGACGACGAACTGCGGGCGGTGCCGCCCGCCGGGATGGCCCTGCTGCGGGCCCTCGCCCGGCGCCCGGGCTGGGTGGTGGCCCGCGCCGACCTGCTGCGGGCACTGCCCGGCGCGAGCCGCGACGAGCACGCCGTGGAGACGGCGATGGCCCGGCTGCGGGCGGCGCTGGGGGCGCCGAACCTCATCCAGACGGTGGTCAAGCGCGGCTACCGGCTGTCGCTGGACGCGGGCGGCGAGGACAAGTACGCGGCGGCTCCCCGGAACGCTGCGGTGCCGGCCGGGGGAGCCGTCGGTTAG
- a CDS encoding LysR family transcriptional regulator, producing MPRDVEPRLLRGFVAVAEELHFTRAAARLYVAQQALSRDVRRLEQALAATLFVRTTRAVELTADGHRLLPLARRVLAAHEELAGAFGAGTAAGAAPRPLLVDLNTDGPGTARTVLERARELAPHCELMARFESGLTHAAAEVAAGRLDVAFGYADGLDPVLRAPLAQLPVRYEPLAVLLPEGHALAARESVPLDALAGETVYAGAGNPRTLEWTGLARELFAGRGILMAPPAPVAVGKEEFRRVMVKTGNPVLATVGFLDMPGCVKLPLTDPVPLSPLSMVWRKGFAHPGLDALHAAAVALAAERGWLAPPAGSWLPAPLTHGPHGG from the coding sequence ATGCCCCGTGATGTGGAACCCCGGCTGCTGCGCGGGTTCGTCGCCGTTGCCGAAGAGCTGCACTTCACCCGTGCCGCCGCCCGCCTGTACGTCGCCCAGCAGGCGCTGAGCCGGGACGTCCGGCGGCTCGAACAGGCCCTGGCGGCCACCTTGTTCGTCCGCACCACCCGCGCCGTCGAGCTCACCGCCGACGGGCACCGCCTGCTGCCCCTGGCCCGGCGCGTACTGGCCGCGCACGAGGAACTGGCGGGCGCCTTCGGAGCCGGAACGGCCGCCGGCGCCGCCCCCCGGCCGCTGCTGGTCGACCTGAACACCGACGGGCCCGGCACCGCGCGCACCGTGCTGGAACGGGCCCGCGAACTCGCCCCGCACTGCGAGCTGATGGCCCGCTTCGAAAGCGGCCTCACCCACGCCGCCGCCGAGGTCGCCGCCGGCCGGCTCGACGTCGCCTTCGGCTACGCCGACGGCCTCGACCCCGTACTGCGGGCGCCGCTCGCGCAGCTCCCCGTACGCTACGAGCCGCTGGCCGTGCTGCTGCCCGAGGGGCACGCCCTGGCCGCGCGGGAGTCCGTACCCCTGGACGCGCTGGCCGGGGAGACCGTGTACGCGGGCGCCGGGAACCCCCGGACGCTGGAGTGGACGGGGCTCGCACGCGAACTGTTCGCCGGGCGGGGGATCCTGATGGCGCCACCCGCGCCGGTCGCGGTGGGCAAGGAGGAGTTCCGCCGGGTCATGGTCAAGACGGGCAACCCGGTGCTGGCGACCGTCGGCTTCCTCGACATGCCGGGCTGCGTGAAGCTGCCGCTGACCGACCCGGTGCCGCTGTCGCCGCTGTCGATGGTGTGGCGCAAGGGCTTCGCCCACCCCGGCCTGGACGCCCTGCACGCCGCGGCCGTCGCGCTGGCGGCCGAACGGGGCTGGCTCGCCCCACCGGCCGGAAGCTGGCTGCCGGCCCCGCTCACACACGGCCCGCACGGCGGGTGA
- a CDS encoding CGNR zinc finger domain-containing protein: MRFDSGRVCLDLVATFTPREGIPDGDELRLWLAGAGLVPDRTPLARVGPDWAEAFRALRADVEALVRAELSGTEPDEGALARVNALAAGPPPGLCAVRDQEGHLVRELCGGVECGALLAAVARDAVELLTDPGDRALLRACAGDGCTRVYLDTSRGHRRRWCSSELCGNRERVARHRRRLMASGSR, encoded by the coding sequence ATGCGGTTCGACTCCGGGCGGGTCTGCCTGGACCTGGTGGCCACCTTCACCCCGCGCGAGGGGATCCCGGACGGCGACGAGCTGCGGCTGTGGCTCGCCGGGGCCGGGCTCGTGCCCGACCGGACACCGCTGGCCCGGGTGGGACCCGACTGGGCCGAGGCCTTCCGCGCCCTGCGCGCCGACGTGGAGGCCCTCGTACGGGCGGAGCTGTCCGGCACCGAGCCGGACGAGGGCGCCCTGGCCCGGGTCAACGCGCTGGCCGCCGGACCACCCCCGGGTCTGTGCGCCGTACGGGACCAGGAAGGGCACCTCGTACGGGAGTTGTGCGGCGGCGTGGAATGCGGGGCGCTGCTCGCCGCCGTCGCCCGCGACGCCGTCGAGCTGCTGACCGACCCCGGCGACCGCGCCCTGCTGCGGGCCTGCGCCGGCGACGGCTGCACCCGCGTCTACCTGGACACCTCCCGCGGCCACCGCCGCCGGTGGTGCTCCAGCGAGCTGTGCGGCAACCGCGAACGCGTCGCCCGCCACCGCCGACGGCTCATGGCGTCCGGATCCCGGTAG
- a CDS encoding DUF6247 family protein, whose amino-acid sequence MPELTPAALREAVAKIAPSRVPDLTQHLFEATTSAQQAQSLAPLRAFIHSWAVFVEIERHPHRAARLHALEQLVQEGADDPASALAEIQRILDKAEAETGL is encoded by the coding sequence ATGCCGGAACTCACGCCTGCAGCTCTGCGCGAGGCTGTCGCGAAGATTGCTCCGAGCCGCGTGCCCGACTTGACGCAGCACCTCTTCGAAGCCACGACGAGTGCCCAGCAGGCGCAGTCCCTGGCCCCCTTGCGCGCCTTCATCCACTCCTGGGCCGTCTTCGTGGAGATCGAACGCCATCCCCACAGGGCGGCACGCCTCCACGCACTGGAACAGCTGGTCCAGGAAGGGGCGGACGATCCGGCATCCGCGCTGGCGGAGATCCAGCGGATCCTCGACAAGGCTGAGGCCGAGACCGGCCTGTGA
- a CDS encoding SH3 domain-containing protein produces MPAYRSVPAALFVAALTAGCLVPAAPALADSADIRFSQPYVPSIAPGATGRVVIAVRGGAEPAVSGTFRITAPERTTFPEARFHWSGSDTRTAAPCTRSADARRLTCETGTRSGFRFAAREQTQLSVAVRVDADAPQGTTLTGGEWATDVDAPALFAVATPVSGPKGDKGDRGDDGKPGEPGHHGKPGKPGKPGPQGPKGDKGDKGDRGEPGPKGDRGDTGPKGDRGDRGEPGPKGERGDRGDTGRQGPAGPRGPQGEPGPANGPKGDTGPAGPQGPKGDTGKPGRDGRPGRDGKQGPAGPKGPQGPKGPKGDTGKPGTPGKPGDCKCGGKDKEKDKDKGKGHHARPKAKIVAPGKGLGVRSGPGTQYAHKGKIKTGTVVALQCKVNGQKIDGNSIWYKLADGTGWIAARYALNLDKVPFC; encoded by the coding sequence TTGCCTGCTTACCGTTCCGTGCCCGCGGCCCTGTTCGTCGCGGCCCTCACCGCCGGCTGCCTCGTCCCCGCGGCGCCCGCTCTCGCCGACTCGGCGGACATCCGCTTCTCCCAGCCGTACGTGCCCTCCATCGCCCCGGGCGCCACGGGACGCGTCGTCATCGCGGTGCGGGGCGGGGCGGAACCGGCCGTCAGCGGCACCTTCCGCATCACCGCTCCGGAACGGACCACCTTCCCGGAGGCCCGTTTCCACTGGTCCGGCTCCGACACCCGCACGGCGGCGCCGTGCACGCGGTCGGCCGACGCGCGCCGGCTGACCTGTGAGACGGGGACCCGCTCCGGCTTCCGCTTCGCCGCGCGGGAGCAGACCCAACTGTCCGTGGCCGTACGGGTGGACGCCGACGCCCCCCAGGGCACGACGCTGACCGGCGGCGAGTGGGCGACGGACGTCGACGCACCGGCCCTCTTCGCGGTGGCCACCCCGGTGTCGGGACCCAAGGGCGACAAGGGGGACCGGGGTGACGACGGCAAGCCCGGGGAGCCCGGACACCACGGCAAGCCGGGCAAGCCCGGGAAGCCGGGCCCGCAGGGCCCCAAGGGCGACAAGGGTGACAAGGGTGACCGTGGCGAGCCCGGGCCGAAGGGCGACCGGGGCGACACCGGGCCGAAGGGCGACCGGGGCGACCGGGGCGAGCCCGGGCCGAAGGGCGAGAGGGGCGACCGGGGCGACACCGGTCGGCAGGGCCCCGCAGGCCCGCGCGGACCGCAGGGCGAGCCGGGCCCCGCGAACGGCCCGAAGGGCGACACGGGTCCCGCGGGCCCGCAGGGCCCGAAGGGCGACACCGGCAAGCCCGGGCGCGACGGCAGGCCCGGCCGCGACGGCAAGCAGGGTCCCGCCGGCCCGAAGGGCCCCCAGGGTCCGAAGGGCCCGAAGGGCGACACCGGCAAGCCGGGCACGCCCGGAAAGCCCGGCGACTGCAAGTGCGGCGGCAAGGACAAGGAGAAGGACAAGGACAAGGGCAAGGGACACCACGCGCGCCCCAAGGCCAAGATCGTCGCTCCCGGCAAGGGACTCGGCGTCCGCTCCGGCCCCGGCACGCAGTACGCGCACAAGGGCAAGATCAAGACCGGTACGGTCGTCGCCCTCCAGTGCAAGGTCAACGGCCAGAAGATCGACGGCAACTCGATCTGGTACAAGCTCGCCGACGGCACCGGCTGGATCGCCGCCCGCTACGCCCTGAACCTCGACAAGGTCCCGTTCTGCTGA
- a CDS encoding GNAT family N-acetyltransferase, translating to MIVDGVEMRGVAPDDAAALAGAFARNRANMAPTEPDRPDAFYTEQGQRERIAQQLESRDAGRLLPFLFVDVASGTPLGTVNLGNIQHGPLSSGGVGYWVDEACRGKGLATAAVREVCRIARDEVGLHRVEAGTLVDNLASQRVLAKAGFEQYGLAPRYLHINGAWRDHRLFQRILHDHPPAP from the coding sequence ATGATCGTTGACGGGGTGGAGATGAGGGGCGTCGCACCGGACGACGCCGCCGCGCTGGCCGGGGCGTTCGCGCGGAACCGGGCGAACATGGCGCCGACCGAGCCGGACCGGCCGGACGCCTTCTACACGGAGCAGGGCCAGCGGGAGCGGATCGCACAGCAGCTGGAGTCCCGGGACGCCGGCCGGCTGCTGCCGTTCCTGTTCGTCGACGTCGCGAGCGGCACACCGCTGGGCACCGTCAACCTCGGCAACATCCAGCACGGACCGCTGAGCAGCGGCGGCGTCGGCTACTGGGTCGACGAGGCCTGCCGGGGCAAGGGGCTGGCCACGGCCGCCGTCCGGGAGGTCTGCCGGATCGCCCGCGACGAGGTGGGACTGCACCGGGTCGAGGCCGGAACCCTGGTCGACAACCTGGCCTCGCAGCGGGTGCTGGCCAAGGCGGGCTTCGAGCAGTACGGACTCGCACCGCGCTACCTGCACATCAACGGCGCCTGGCGCGACCACCGCCTCTTCCAGCGCATCCTCCACGACCACCCGCCGGCCCCTTGA
- a CDS encoding MFS transporter: MTGTTAPRKRGRWIEQWDPEDETFWKEGGERIARRNLLYSVLSEHIGFSIWSLWSVMVLFMGPEYGIDPAGKFFLIATATCVGAFVRVPYTFAVARFGGRNWTVVSALLLLAPTVAAIVVMEPGTSYGTFLLVAALTGVGGGNFASSMTNINAFFPLRKKGWALGLNAGGGNIGVPVVQLAGLLVIATAGAGHPRLLLGAYIPLVVLAAVLAAVRMDNLAPVRNDTGAVREALGEAHTWIMSFLYVGTFGSFIGYSFAFGLVLQTEFGRTPLQAASLTFIGPLLGSLIRPVGGALADRYGGARITLGTFVAMAAATGVVVFASQRASLPVFLVGFVALFVLSGLGNGSTYKMIPGIFQAKALARGMSGEAAAAYGRRLSGASMGLIGAIGALGGLGINLVFREAFRTSGSGMTAFVTFLGFYALCCAVTWAVYLRRPAAVTAEASEASEAPAKPQLTSV; encoded by the coding sequence ATGACCGGTACGACCGCACCGCGCAAGCGGGGCCGTTGGATCGAGCAGTGGGATCCCGAGGACGAGACGTTCTGGAAGGAGGGCGGGGAGCGGATCGCCCGCCGCAACCTCCTGTACTCCGTGCTCTCCGAGCACATCGGCTTCTCCATCTGGTCCCTGTGGTCGGTGATGGTCCTCTTCATGGGACCCGAATACGGCATCGACCCGGCCGGGAAGTTCTTCCTGATCGCGACCGCGACGTGCGTGGGCGCCTTCGTACGGGTGCCGTACACCTTCGCGGTCGCCCGGTTCGGCGGCCGGAACTGGACCGTCGTCAGCGCCCTGCTGCTGCTCGCGCCGACGGTCGCCGCGATCGTGGTGATGGAGCCGGGGACCTCCTACGGGACCTTCCTGCTCGTCGCCGCCCTCACCGGCGTCGGCGGCGGCAACTTCGCCTCCTCCATGACCAACATCAACGCCTTCTTCCCGCTGCGGAAGAAGGGCTGGGCGCTCGGCCTGAACGCCGGCGGCGGCAACATCGGCGTCCCCGTCGTCCAGCTGGCCGGGCTGCTGGTCATCGCCACCGCCGGAGCCGGCCACCCGCGGCTGCTGCTGGGCGCCTACATCCCGCTGGTCGTGCTCGCGGCGGTACTGGCGGCCGTACGGATGGACAACCTGGCGCCCGTGCGCAACGACACCGGAGCGGTCCGCGAGGCCCTGGGCGAAGCGCACACCTGGATCATGTCGTTCCTCTACGTCGGGACGTTCGGGTCCTTCATCGGCTACAGCTTCGCCTTCGGACTGGTCCTGCAGACCGAATTCGGGCGCACCCCGCTCCAGGCCGCCTCGCTGACCTTCATCGGACCGCTGCTCGGCTCGCTGATCAGGCCGGTGGGCGGGGCGCTCGCGGACCGCTACGGCGGGGCGCGGATCACCCTCGGCACGTTCGTGGCAATGGCCGCGGCGACCGGAGTGGTCGTCTTCGCCTCGCAGCGCGCCTCCCTGCCCGTCTTCCTCGTCGGATTCGTGGCCCTGTTCGTCCTGAGCGGGCTCGGCAACGGCTCGACGTACAAGATGATCCCGGGCATCTTCCAGGCGAAGGCACTGGCGCGCGGGATGAGCGGCGAGGCCGCCGCGGCGTACGGACGGCGCCTCTCCGGGGCCTCCATGGGGCTGATCGGCGCCATCGGGGCGCTCGGCGGACTGGGCATCAACCTGGTCTTCCGGGAGGCGTTCCGCACCTCCGGATCGGGCATGACGGCCTTCGTCACCTTCCTCGGCTTCTACGCGCTGTGCTGCGCCGTGACGTGGGCGGTATACCTTCGCCGCCCGGCGGCGGTGACGGCCGAGGCGTCCGAGGCGTCCGAGGCCCCGGCGAAACCGCAGCTCACGTCGGTGTAA
- a CDS encoding S41 family peptidase, producing the protein MPALPAFCLRPRDPRRGAVLTLTFAVVVAVGAFSGCWVPEDGAAAAARTDASAPGTPRTEGTADREAVARAAAEAVAEGKSGKKAAQEVVSRSGDRWGTVYDRGEYAAFAEGLDGHWTGVGVWAGRAHDGVITLDEVQPGSPAARAGLRAGDRLLSVDGHAVTGLAVADVVALLRGTAGTPVVLKLSRDGADLTETVLRQRLRTEPVTVRQLTGGVTVIKVASFSRGSGERVRAAVRAAPPGGGVMLDLRGNRGGLVDEAVSTASAFLDGGLVATYDVRGEQRVLNAAPGGDTTRPLVALVDGGTMSAAELVTGALQDRGRALAVGSRTFGKGSVQMPTELPDGSVAELTVGTYRTPAGRSLDGTGITPDVTAGDRVEERAVTVLGGLGVGP; encoded by the coding sequence ATGCCGGCTCTGCCCGCCTTCTGTCTCCGGCCCCGCGACCCACGTCGCGGGGCCGTTCTGACGTTAACGTTCGCCGTCGTCGTCGCCGTCGGCGCGTTCAGCGGCTGCTGGGTCCCCGAGGACGGTGCGGCGGCCGCCGCCCGTACCGACGCCTCCGCGCCCGGAACGCCGCGTACGGAGGGCACCGCCGACCGCGAGGCGGTCGCCCGCGCCGCCGCCGAGGCCGTCGCCGAGGGCAAGTCCGGCAAGAAGGCCGCGCAGGAGGTGGTCAGCCGCAGCGGCGACCGCTGGGGCACCGTCTACGACCGCGGCGAGTACGCCGCCTTCGCCGAAGGCCTCGACGGGCACTGGACCGGCGTCGGGGTCTGGGCCGGACGCGCCCACGACGGCGTGATCACCCTCGACGAGGTCCAGCCCGGCAGCCCCGCCGCCCGGGCCGGCCTGCGCGCCGGGGACCGGCTGCTGAGCGTCGACGGGCACGCGGTGACCGGCCTGGCCGTCGCCGACGTCGTCGCCCTGCTGCGCGGCACCGCCGGCACCCCCGTCGTGCTGAAGCTCAGCCGGGACGGCGCCGACCTCACCGAGACCGTCCTGCGCCAGCGGCTGCGTACCGAGCCGGTGACCGTACGGCAGCTCACCGGAGGCGTCACCGTCATCAAGGTGGCCTCCTTCAGCCGCGGCTCCGGCGAGCGCGTCAGGGCGGCCGTCCGCGCCGCCCCGCCCGGCGGCGGGGTCATGCTCGACCTGCGCGGCAACCGGGGCGGGCTGGTCGACGAGGCCGTCTCGACCGCCTCCGCCTTCCTGGACGGCGGGCTCGTGGCGACCTACGACGTACGGGGCGAGCAGCGCGTCCTGAACGCAGCCCCGGGCGGTGACACGACCCGGCCGCTGGTGGCCCTGGTGGACGGCGGCACGATGAGCGCCGCCGAGCTGGTGACGGGCGCCCTCCAGGACCGGGGCCGGGCGCTGGCGGTGGGCAGCAGGACCTTCGGCAAGGGGTCGGTGCAGATGCCGACCGAGCTCCCGGACGGTTCGGTCGCCGAACTGACGGTGGGCACCTACCGCACACCGGCGGGCCGCAGCCTCGACGGCACCGGCATCACCCCCGACGTGACGGCGGGCGACCGGGTCGAGGAGCGGGCCGTCACGGTATTGGGTGGCCTCGGGGTGGGTCCGTAG
- the ftsX gene encoding permease-like cell division protein FtsX has protein sequence MRAQFVMSEIGVGLRRNLTMTFAVIISVALSLALFGGSLLMSEQVGRMKGYWYDKANVSIYLCNKQDAQEAGEAAANTGGGGAGGVATCRKGAVTEEQKKQIESELKAMSLVKSVTYESADEAYKHYQEQYGHTALASSITPDQMQESFRVKLKNPEKYKVVTSAFAGRDGIHTVDDQRQAIDDLFRILNYLNMAAVGIMAIMLIVALLLIVNTVRVSAFSRRRETGIMRLVGASSFYIQVPFIMEAAVAGLIGALFACLMLVSGQYFVIDHGVGLRDKIQLIDFMGWGSVLAKLPYVLFIGLLMPSMAAFIALRKYLKV, from the coding sequence ATGCGCGCCCAGTTCGTCATGTCCGAGATCGGCGTCGGCCTCCGCCGCAATCTCACCATGACCTTCGCGGTCATCATCTCCGTGGCCCTGTCCCTGGCCCTGTTCGGCGGCTCCCTGCTCATGAGCGAGCAGGTGGGCAGGATGAAGGGCTACTGGTACGACAAGGCCAACGTCTCGATCTACCTGTGCAACAAGCAGGACGCCCAGGAGGCCGGCGAGGCCGCCGCCAACACCGGGGGAGGCGGCGCGGGCGGCGTCGCCACCTGCCGCAAGGGCGCCGTGACCGAGGAGCAGAAGAAGCAGATCGAGTCCGAGCTCAAGGCGATGTCCCTGGTCAAGTCGGTGACCTACGAGTCGGCCGACGAGGCGTACAAGCACTACCAGGAGCAGTACGGCCACACCGCGCTGGCCTCCTCCATCACGCCCGACCAGATGCAGGAGTCCTTCCGGGTCAAGCTCAAGAACCCGGAGAAGTACAAGGTGGTCACCTCGGCCTTCGCGGGCCGGGACGGCATCCACACCGTCGACGACCAGCGCCAGGCGATCGACGACCTCTTCCGGATCCTCAACTACCTCAACATGGCCGCCGTGGGCATCATGGCGATCATGCTGATCGTGGCGCTGCTGCTGATCGTCAACACCGTGCGCGTCTCGGCGTTCAGCCGTAGGCGGGAGACCGGGATCATGCGGCTGGTGGGCGCCTCCAGCTTCTACATCCAGGTCCCCTTCATCATGGAGGCCGCCGTCGCCGGGCTCATCGGCGCGCTCTTCGCCTGCCTCATGCTCGTCTCCGGCCAGTACTTCGTCATCGACCACGGCGTCGGCCTGCGCGACAAGATCCAGCTCATCGACTTCATGGGCTGGGGATCGGTGCTGGCCAAGCTCCCCTACGTGCTGTTCATCGGCCTCCTGATGCCCTCCATGGCCGCCTTCATCGCCCTGCGCAAGTACCTGAAGGTGTGA